In Candidatus Dependentiae bacterium, one DNA window encodes the following:
- the brnQ gene encoding branched-chain amino acid transport system II carrier protein produces the protein MEKFRNYFKIIISTGLAMFSMFFGAGNVVFPLDLGRFAGNMNFYAILGLLITAVLVPFIGLLAMFLFSGDYSSFFNRIGKIPGLILSAFLLALIGPFMAMPRCVTLSFSTLQSYIPGVSLFYFSLVFCAVLFVFAFKRARILDLLGTILSPLLLISLIILIVKGIFFTHPVARVIDFSKTQIFMYGLTEGYYTMDLLGAFFFSVVILLGLKKSFGSGFSFKDKIGKRKFYLVTIISSIIGAGLLALVYIGFSYVASFYSLELLNIEKDKVLSVLSSVVLGSAGGIVANMAVILACLTTALTLAVVFAEFIQNALFKNKLNYKSSLLITLILTFAMSNLGFMGIIKFSTPILLIIYPVLIVLTLVNLANKLFGFKYVKIPVAISLITSIVWYFVK, from the coding sequence ATGGAAAAGTTTCGTAACTATTTTAAAATTATTATTTCAACCGGTTTGGCTATGTTTTCAATGTTTTTTGGTGCCGGCAATGTGGTATTCCCTTTGGATCTTGGACGTTTTGCAGGAAATATGAATTTTTATGCAATACTTGGATTATTGATTACAGCGGTTTTAGTACCATTTATTGGGCTTTTGGCTATGTTTTTATTTTCGGGCGACTATTCAAGCTTTTTTAATAGAATAGGTAAAATTCCCGGATTAATTTTGTCTGCATTTTTGCTTGCTTTAATTGGACCTTTTATGGCAATGCCAAGATGTGTTACACTTTCTTTTTCTACTTTGCAAAGTTATATTCCCGGAGTTTCTTTATTTTATTTTTCACTTGTATTTTGTGCTGTTTTATTTGTTTTTGCATTTAAAAGAGCAAGAATTTTAGATTTATTGGGAACAATTTTAAGCCCATTACTATTAATTTCTTTAATTATATTGATAGTTAAGGGAATTTTTTTTACACATCCGGTAGCAAGAGTTATTGATTTTTCAAAAACTCAAATTTTCATGTATGGGTTAACCGAAGGTTATTATACCATGGATCTTTTGGGTGCTTTTTTCTTTTCAGTTGTTATACTTTTGGGGTTGAAAAAATCTTTTGGATCCGGATTTTCGTTTAAAGATAAAATAGGTAAAAGAAAATTTTATTTGGTAACTATAATTTCAAGCATAATCGGTGCAGGGCTTTTGGCATTGGTTTATATTGGTTTTAGTTATGTAGCTTCATTTTATTCATTAGAGCTATTAAATATAGAAAAAGATAAGGTTTTAAGTGTTCTTTCTTCTGTTGTTTTGGGCTCGGCAGGTGGAATTGTTGCAAATATGGCTGTAATTTTAGCCTGTTTGACGACGGCACTTACTTTGGCTGTAGTTTTTGCAGAATTTATTCAAAACGCACTGTTTAAGAATAAATTAAATTATAAATCAAGTTTGCTTATAACTCTTATTTTGACTTTTGCTATGTCAAATCTTGGGTTTATGGGAATTATTAAATTCAGTACTCCAATTTTATTGATAATTTATCCGGTGTTAATTGTTTTAACTTTGGTTAATTTAGCAAATAAGTTATTTGGCTTTAAGTATGTAAAAATTCCTGTAGCAATTTCTCTTATTACTTCAATTGTTTGGTATTTTGTTAAATAG
- a CDS encoding RpiB/LacA/LacB family sugar-phosphate isomerase translates to MKISIGSDHRGVELKSKIISNFLNIEWVDVGAYDLTKTDYPIYAKKVAQNILDNNSELGILICGSGVGMSIAANRYKHIYAALCWNPEVAAAARCDDMANILALPADYISLDLAFEIVNAWLKAEFKGGRYQTRLDMTNL, encoded by the coding sequence ATGAAGATTTCTATTGGATCTGACCATAGAGGCGTAGAGCTTAAGAGTAAAATTATTTCAAATTTTTTAAATATAGAATGGGTAGATGTTGGTGCTTATGACCTTACTAAGACAGACTACCCGATCTATGCTAAAAAAGTAGCACAAAATATTCTTGATAATAATTCTGAATTAGGAATTTTGATTTGTGGTTCCGGAGTGGGTATGTCAATTGCCGCAAATAGATATAAACACATATATGCAGCTTTATGTTGGAATCCTGAAGTTGCAGCTGCCGCCAGATGTGATGATATGGCAAATATACTGGCTCTTCCGGCTGATTATATATCGCTTGATCTTGCTTTTGAAATTGTAAATGCTTGGTTGAAAGCAGAGTTTAAGGGCGGGCGATACCAGACTCGGCTGGATATGACGAATTTATAG